A region of Carassius gibelio isolate Cgi1373 ecotype wild population from Czech Republic chromosome B11, carGib1.2-hapl.c, whole genome shotgun sequence DNA encodes the following proteins:
- the LOC127968453 gene encoding neuromedin-U receptor 2-like, with product MMALICLCESLNGSDQDYVLCNSTTFNFSGNESGRCHLQTMDEVLFRFLGPRRSSFFFPVTITYTLIFTTGVLGNLLTCTVITKDRKMQTPTNLYLFSLAISDLLVLIFGMPLEIYELWQNYPFPFGESICCFKIFLFETVCFASVLNVTVLSVERYIAVIHPLKTRYAITNKHAQRVIASVWVLSLICAIPNTSLHGLQYQYLPEKVLESATCNLLKPKWMYNLVIQVTTLLFYFVPMMMISVLYLMIGLTLGRGQKQRDDNLDKNQDSWKIHLDSRRKRQVTKMHFVVVLVFAICWAPFHIDRLLWSFITSWTDHMHNIFEYVHIISGVLFYLSTAVNPIIYNLLSSRFRERFQALVCSCLPSSSSRNDSTPLHHPQRPPTDLQRPG from the exons ATGATGGCTCTGATCTGCCTTTGTGAGTCTTTGaatggttcagatcaggattaTGTGCTTTGCAACAGCACTACATTCAACTTTTCCGGCAATGAGAGTGGACGCTGTCACCTTCAGACCATGGATGAAGTTCTGTTTAGGTTTCTGGGCCCTAGGCGATCTTCTTTCTTCTTCCCTGTAACTATTACGTACACCCTCATCTTCACCACAGGAGTCTTGGGAAACCTCCTCACTTGCACTGTGATCACTAAAGACAGGAAAATGCAGACACCCACCAACCTATATCTATTTAGCCTGGCTATCTCAGACCTGCTGGTGCTGATCTTCGGGATGCCACTGGAAATCTACGAGCTCTGGCAGAACTATCCCTTCCCCTTTGGCGAAAGCATTTGCTGCTTCAAGATCTTCCTATTTGAGACAGTTTGCTTTGCTTCTGTGCTTAACGTTACAGTGCTGAGCGTGGAACGCTACATCGCTGTGATTCACCCACTCAAAACCCGCTACGCAATTACCAACAAGCACGCTCAAAGGGTCATCGCTAGTGTTTGGGTTCTTTCCCTGATCTGCGCCATCCCAAACACTTCACTTCATGGCCTGCAGTACCAGTACCTGCCAGAGAAGGTTCTGGAATCAGCTACCTGCAACCTGCTCAAGCCCAAATGGATGTATAACTTGGTGATCCAGGTCACAACTCTTCTCTTTTACTTCGTCCCCATGATGATGATCAGTGTGCTCTATCTGATGATTGGTCTGACACTGGGCAGGGGACAGAAGCAGAGGGATGACAATCTGGACAAGAACCAAGACAGCTGGAAAATCCACCTGGACAGCAGACGGAAGAGGCAGGTCACCAAGATGCATT TTGTGGTGGTATTGGTGTTTGCCATCTGCTGGGCTCCATTCCACATCGACCGACTCTTGTGGAGCTTCATCACGAGTTGGACTGACCACATgcataatatatttgaatatgtgCACATAATCTCAGGAGTGCTCTTTTACCTCAGCACCGCCGTTAACCCCATCATCTACAACCTTCTCTCCAGTCGTTTCCGGGAGCGATTTCAAGCTCTGGTGTGCAGTTGTCTGCCATCGAGCTCTTCTCGTAATGACTCAACGCCTTTACATCATCCCCAAAGACCCCCCACTGATCTCCAGCGTCCAGGCTAA